The segment AAAACTCCCTTTTATGGCTGCACCTGAGCTTTCCCTGGCATAATTTTCGACTCTTATATAAGGCGGATACGGATCGTTATTGTAAACCCGCACTATTTTTTCAGGTGATGATTTGGCAAATGAACCAAGAGGAATGGCCCATCCGGAGGAAATAGAGATCGAAATTCGGCTGCTGTCGGGGTTATTACCTTGACCAAAAGCGGCCAGGCTCATGTAAAACATGAGTGAAAGAATGAAAGCAGTTTTTTGATTTAGAAATGGTAACATACTTTCAGGCATGGCAATAGCTGCCGATAGTTAATGGTGTCAACAAATAGAAACGATGATGAACCGCCAACCGGATGAAGGCCAATTTCATACAAGAAGTCTGCAAAACGATACCTAATTTGTAAGGCCGTACTTAAATGGCGAGAAAGTCTATAGCCCACTTCGCCATTTACCCCCATGGTGTATGATTTGCTCACCGGTTTAAATCCAATATGGTACAGGGGATAATTATTCCCTGAGCTATTCTCAATAATTGATACATCATAGAAGGGATAGTCCATAACAGCAAGGCCAACATCTATTCCCATACTACCGTAGAAATGTTTCCAGTGTTTTATTTTCCTCACTCCAAGGGTATAGAACATTGCCTGATAATCGTCCTGATTCACCATAATGCGCGAAGTATTCTGCATATCAAGTTGATCATTAAGGTAGGCATTAACTACTCCGGTTTCTACGGGGTTTAATGTGCTGGTTGCAGTAAGCGAGAATGCCCAATTTGATTTAAGCGTATAACTCACCTCGGCATTCCAAGCATGTCCATTCAACGCTGCTGAATTGCCGCGCTTATTAAATCCATTGAATATTGGAAATCCTGCTTCGCTTGTTATTACTGAGCTTTCAGGATTAGAAGACCTGTAGGCTCCGAATGGGATAGCTAAACCACCTGAAAAGGAAATATCCCAACCTGACATTTTTGATTCCTGTGCAAACGACAATACCGGAATAGTTGCAGTGAATATTGCCAGCATGCAACCTTGTTGAAGCCTATTCATTTTTTAAAGTTGGTTAACGCTTCCTCATCGCCTTAAATGGAAACACCATGCCCATAGCGGCCAGGCCGCCCTCCATCTGGTCTTCATTCATGGACGCCTGAAATTGTACGGATGTACCTGAATAATAAAGTTCACCGGTGGCTTTCTTTTCACTTTCGTTCCAGTTGAAAGATTCAAACGGCAAATCGTTACCGTTAGTGTTTAAGGATGCAGCATAACCATCACCATTTTTTGAAACCGTCATGATGCCGGAAAAATTTCCTTCAGGTGTATCCGTAATAGAATACTCCCACTGGCCTTCCGGTGTTGGGGCTTTTACTTTTGATGCAGAAGTTGTTTTTTGAGTGGAAGAACAGGCGGTTAACAGGGTGGCTGCCATCAGGAACAGTAAAAATTTTCTCATAAAGGTTGCGCATTTGTGTTTCCCGAAGATACGCGATTGGACTGAAAAAAGACAAATCATCACTACCGTGAGATTATGCCAATACTAAAAGCCATCTCAAAAATACCATTATTGAAACCACAGAGTACACAAAGGTCTGCACAAAGGGCACAAAGCGCTACAATTCAGCGGCTTCTTCCCTGTGAACTTTGTTCTTTCTTTTTGCCCTTGGTGGTTAAACTTATTTTTTTTGAGATTCTAGTCAGCCCATCATTGAGAACAGAAGAGATGGGGTGCGTATTGGGGTGAAGCAATCTCCATCTTCAAGTTTAGTTCCCACTATTATAGTGTGGGATTGCTTCGCTCCAATACTTATTCCTTGGCTTCCGCTTGCAATGAGGGGTATGTTGTTTTTACACAGGTCACTTTTGTTACTCAAATAAATCCTTTTGTATATCTTCTGTTGACTTATCAGTATACAGCGGAAGTTTGTTCAGGTTTTTGGTGAGCAGGGCTTCATCCATTTCAATGCCTTTTTGTTCGGCATCGGTTTTACGTTCGCGTATTTCAATCTCGAGTTCCTTATTGCTGATCTGCCTCGCCCTGCGTTCAATGGGAGGGTTGAGTTTTTCGGCCTTTTCAAATTCAATAACCTTGTCGAGAAAATCTTTTGGCAGGTCTGCCTCGCTGCGGTACACCAATTCAAAAAATTGCTTGGCGAAAAAACCGTCAATCTGAATTCTTCTTTTCGATAGGTGTACGAACTTGCCGATTACCCGACAGATATTTTCACGCTCCTCAGGGCTTAACTGTTCGGCAAATTCATAGTCTTCAATTTTACGCAGTGAGAGAATGATGGGCTCCAATGCATCTATGGAAATCACATAAACCGTATAGTCACTCAGTTTATATTCAAATTGTTCTACTACATCAAGTGTGTTAGTAGGTACAACCAAAAAAACCTCCCTTCGAACATTTTCTTCCTTTACGTACTTGCTTACACTTTCAGCCTGGTTGCGCAGGTAAAGCGGGAAGTTTGAAAGGTCATCGCTACCCGGGCTTTTGGCATCGAATACAATAAACTCATCATTGATCTTTAGGGTATTGTCGGGTTTGCCTTTAAACGGCACCGACTCCAAATATTCTACACCGTGCTTATTGCAGATAATTTTTATCCGGTTTTTTACATCGGCCTCATGTTTCGACCAGGTTTCTTTCAGTCTTCGCAGCCGCTCGTATACAGCTTGTTTTTCTTTCTCTTCCTTATCGCTCCGCTCCTTTAATATGTCTTCGCGTAATTTAAAAAGTTGGTTTACGGCTTTATCGTATTCGGTTCTCCGTTGCTCTTCTTTGGCTTTCAGTTGAAGGATTTCTTCGCGCAACCGGCCACATTCTCTATCGAGCAGGTCAACTTTGCTTTTAAAAGCCTCTTTCTCATTGGCTAATTCGGTGCCGCGTTTCAGGTAGTTATCGTTTTTTTCCTTGAGTACGCTAATTTCTTTTTGAAAGTTTATTTTGTCCTCGTTAATCCTTTCAATTGATCCTTCAAGTTTTAGATTATCGGCTTGTAACGCATTCACTTCCGACACCAGCTTTTGCAGGTCGGCACTCGTTTCAATCAACAGGGTGCGAATCCTGCCCCAATGAAACAGCCTGTCCCATAGCGTGAAGGTCTTAAGGTCGTTAAAGAGTTTTTTAATGTTGTCGATACCACTGTCCATAGGTGTAAAGGTAATTCAATTATGCCGATGCTTCGGCTAATATCAAAACCGATAACTGACAAGGCGTGTCATTGATCCAGTACATCAGGAAACCATTGGCTTTCAGTACCTTATTTGATAACTTGCGCCCTTAATTTCGTAGTAAAAGCATATAATTTTATGGTAGAAGCCATTTCAAACAGCAGGGAAGCGATTTTGTTGGAAGATCAGTACGGGGCACACAACTACCATCCGTTGCCGGTAGTATTGAGCAAAGGCGAGGGTGTGTTTTTGTGGGACGTGGAAGGCAAACGCTACTACGATTTTTTGTCGGCTTACAGTGCCGTTAACCAAGGCCATTGCCACCCGCGTATTATCCATGCGTTGATTGAACAGGCTAAAGAACTCACGTTAACGTCACGTGCTTTTTATAATGATAAACTCGGCCTTGCCGAAAAGTATGTCTGCGAAACGTTCGGCTACCAAAAGGCTTTGTTCATGAACAGTGGGGCGGAGGCCAATGAAACCGCCATTAAACTGGCACGCAAGTGGGGTTACACCAAAAAGGGCATTCCTGAAAATGAAGCAGTGATTGTAGCGGTAAAGAAAAATTTTCATGGACGCACGACCACCATTATTTCTGCATCTACTGATCCTTCTGCCCGCAAGGGCTTCGGACCGTTTATGCCGGGTTTTGAAATTGTTGATTATGATAATATCCCTGCACTGGAAAAAGCATTGGCCAATCCTAACGTATGCGGCCTTTGGATTGAACCCATGCAGGGGGAGGCAGGTGTATATGTTCCGGCCGAAGGTTATTTAAAAACTGCAGAGAATTTATGTGAGCAGCACAATGTGTTGCTTATGATGGATGAAATCCAGACCGGCATTGCGCGCACCGGTAAAATGTTGGCCAGCGATCATGAAGATGTGCGCCCGGATTTGTTGATTTTGGGCAAGGCCTTGAGCGGAGGGGTGCTTCCGGTTTCGGTAGTGTTGGCCGATGATGAAATTATGCTTGTGATCAAACCCGGTGAACATGGTTCAACCTTTGGCGGTAACCCGCTGGCTGCCGTAGTATGCATAGAGGCCTTGCGGGTGGTGAAAGACGAAAACCTTGCCGAACGCGCTGATCACCTCGGAAGAATTTTCCGTGAACGCATGCAGGCATTGATCAAAAAATCGGATTTGATAATGTTAGTACGCGGCAAGGGTTTATTGAACGCAATAGTAATTAACGATACACCACAAAGCCTGCCTGCCGGACAGGCAGGCGAAACCGCCTGGAATATTTGTGTAGAGTTTTCGAAGAATGGTTTATTAGCCAAACCGACTCATGGTAATATTATTCGGTTGGCACCTCCCCTGGTGATTACGGAAGAGCAGCTTCATGAGTGTTGCGATATTATCGAAAAGGTAATCTTAAATTTCAAGAAGTAGATTCAAGGCTTTTCCATAAGTACAACGTAGCGTACGACTCCCAACGAGAATAGTTATTAAATATTTTTTTTATCTGATCGAGGCCTGGCTTTTTAGCAAGCCCAAGTTGGTTTTTTAAAGCGTTGTGCAAGCCGGCATCTTCAAGCGGAAAGGCGTTTGGATAGCGGAAGGTTTTCATCAATGCGTAATTGGCCGTCCAGTTGCCAACACCCTTTAGTGCCATCAGTTTTTCTTTGGCCTCTTCAAAGGCCAAGCCAGTGAGTTGATTTTTTGAGATAATTCTTTCGGCAAAGGCTTTTGCAATGCCTGTACAATAATTACTCTTTTGTCGCGAGAATTGCAGCGGAAGCAAGTCCGCATCGGTTAACCGGGCAACCATTTCGGCTGACGGGAAAAGATAGTAGGTGTTTCCGTTCCATTGAATGGCATCGCCAAATTTTTCAACAAAGCGTTGCTTTAAAGTATAGGCAAAGTCAAGATTAATTTGTTGGCCAAGCACAGCCCACACCAGCGATTCAAACAAATCGGGCTGACCCACAATCCGGTAACCAAAGTACTTTTTAATCAACGGCCCCAGGATTTCATCATTTTGTGCCATCCGGTAAAATGGCTTCAGGTCAGTATCCAGATCAAACCACTCGGTTACAAATTGCTTTACTCTTTCTTGGTGAGACAAGGTTGGCTTGCCGTTTAGGAAATCTATAATCAACAACCCATTTTTCTCTTCTACACGAAACAGGATTACTTCGGTATCAATTCGAATGGCTTTATAAACGGCCTTGTCATATAGTGTATGCAGTAATTCTTTGGGCGATCTTTTTAAAAATTGAAAGCATAAGTTGTAATCAAACTCTTTTGGAGGTGTGAGCGTAAGCATCATGCGGGAAAATAAGTTTAAAGAATCCTGGAAAGCAAGGTGTGACTACTGATCAGCAAGTTTCAGGTTGAACCGTGGTTAGGTATACTCCAATTTTATGTTGAAATTATGACCGATGAAACCTGTTGACGCCATGAATTGGGATAGGGTATATGAATCATTAACTGAAAAATGGTTGGGGAAATTCAGTTCACGCACGCTGCAGCAGGTGAGTTGCTCGCGTAAACACGTTTTCCGCGGTAATGGAAGTCAAGCAGGCAAAATCGCCCCGATGACAGGTTTTTGTTCCGAAAACCGAACACGGCCGGCAGGGCAGTTCGTCACGGCTTGTTTGAAGTATGCTCTCTTTGCCTTTTCCGTAAGGGGCAAAACCAACATCGGGATGAGTTCCACCCCAGATTGACAAAAGGGGCGTACTACAAAGGGCTGCCAGGTGCATGTTGGACGAGTCGGTGCAGATCATTAAATCCAACTGGTGCATCAGGGCAATTTCCTGTTGCAGTTTTAATTGACCGGCCACCACCACGCAATGTTCCGGAAATAGTTCGTGAAGGTCGTTGAAGTAATCGATTTCAATTTCGCCTCCACCAAACAGAAAAATTTTTGTCGAATGTTTTTTGATCAATGAATCGATCAATACCGGGTAGTTGGCAATCGGCCAGATTTTGGAAGGATGAAGGGCAA is part of the Cyclobacteriaceae bacterium genome and harbors:
- the rocD gene encoding ornithine--oxo-acid transaminase — translated: MSNSREAILLEDQYGAHNYHPLPVVLSKGEGVFLWDVEGKRYYDFLSAYSAVNQGHCHPRIIHALIEQAKELTLTSRAFYNDKLGLAEKYVCETFGYQKALFMNSGAEANETAIKLARKWGYTKKGIPENEAVIVAVKKNFHGRTTTIISASTDPSARKGFGPFMPGFEIVDYDNIPALEKALANPNVCGLWIEPMQGEAGVYVPAEGYLKTAENLCEQHNVLLMMDEIQTGIARTGKMLASDHEDVRPDLLILGKALSGGVLPVSVVLADDEIMLVIKPGEHGSTFGGNPLAAVVCIEALRVVKDENLAERADHLGRIFRERMQALIKKSDLIMLVRGKGLLNAIVINDTPQSLPAGQAGETAWNICVEFSKNGLLAKPTHGNIIRLAPPLVITEEQLHECCDIIEKVILNFKK
- a CDS encoding DNA-3-methyladenine glycosylase 2 family protein, with product MMLTLTPPKEFDYNLCFQFLKRSPKELLHTLYDKAVYKAIRIDTEVILFRVEEKNGLLIIDFLNGKPTLSHQERVKQFVTEWFDLDTDLKPFYRMAQNDEILGPLIKKYFGYRIVGQPDLFESLVWAVLGQQINLDFAYTLKQRFVEKFGDAIQWNGNTYYLFPSAEMVARLTDADLLPLQFSRQKSNYCTGIAKAFAERIISKNQLTGLAFEEAKEKLMALKGVGNWTANYALMKTFRYPNAFPLEDAGLHNALKNQLGLAKKPGLDQIKKIFNNYSRWESYATLYLWKSLESTS